In Hamadaea flava, a genomic segment contains:
- a CDS encoding adenylyl cyclase, translated as MSTRPLRRRLAFGLAALAAVAATASAAPAAGSTGGWLGPNVTVFTPDMPVSQIQATLDAVHAAQVDAEMTTDRYAFLFQPGVYGTAEQPLQIKVGYYTEIAGLGASPSDVVINGKVEVYNRCLADGGTGNCLALVNFWRTLSNLSLSIDSAGQDGCRASADFWAVSQAVSMRRLNISGANLSLMDYCTAGPQYASGGFIADSRLPFVVNGSQQQWLIRDSEVAGWSNGVWNQVFSGVVGAPAEAGFPDPPYTTLAATPVSREKPYLFTDSRGRLQVRVPAARTNSSGISWADGITPGRTTSLKNFFVARPGDSVKEINNALARGQNLLLTPGVYDIARSIEIKRPGTVVLGLGHATLTAVDGAIPLDVADVPGVIVAGVTIDAGLTESPVLLRVGKPHGHSKGSAADPTTLSDVYFRVGGPHVGKTDTALEVNSDHVLIDHTWVWRGDHGVEGFTDTERWNTNTGRYGAVINGDDVTATGLFVEHFQRYNTVWNGERGTTILYQNELPYDPPTQADWMNGTVEGYAGYKVGDHVRTHNLYGAGVYVFNQNNPSIHTENGFEVPDRPGVRLHHIMTVNLSAGTIDHVVNGVGGPADTTRIGQPVFITDYPTP; from the coding sequence ATGAGCACACGTCCGCTCCGCCGGAGACTGGCGTTCGGCCTCGCGGCGTTGGCCGCGGTCGCCGCGACCGCGTCCGCCGCCCCCGCCGCCGGATCGACCGGTGGCTGGCTCGGCCCGAACGTCACCGTCTTCACCCCGGACATGCCGGTGAGCCAGATCCAGGCCACCCTCGACGCCGTCCATGCCGCCCAGGTGGACGCCGAGATGACCACCGACCGGTACGCGTTCCTGTTCCAGCCCGGCGTCTACGGCACGGCCGAGCAGCCGCTGCAGATCAAGGTCGGGTACTACACCGAGATCGCCGGCCTCGGCGCGTCCCCGTCCGACGTCGTCATCAACGGCAAGGTCGAGGTCTACAACCGCTGCCTCGCCGACGGTGGGACCGGCAATTGCCTGGCCCTGGTCAACTTCTGGCGTACGCTGTCGAACCTGTCGCTGTCGATCGACTCGGCGGGGCAGGACGGCTGCCGCGCGTCGGCCGACTTCTGGGCGGTGTCCCAGGCGGTCTCGATGCGGCGGCTGAACATCAGCGGCGCGAATCTGTCCTTGATGGACTACTGCACCGCCGGGCCCCAGTACGCCAGCGGCGGATTCATCGCCGACTCGCGACTGCCCTTCGTCGTCAACGGATCGCAGCAGCAGTGGCTGATCCGCGACAGCGAGGTCGCCGGCTGGTCCAACGGCGTATGGAACCAGGTCTTCTCCGGCGTCGTCGGCGCGCCCGCCGAGGCCGGATTCCCCGACCCGCCGTACACGACGTTGGCGGCCACTCCGGTCAGCCGCGAGAAGCCCTATCTGTTCACGGACTCGCGGGGCCGCCTCCAGGTACGCGTACCGGCCGCGCGGACGAACAGCAGCGGGATCTCGTGGGCCGACGGAATCACCCCGGGCCGGACGACGTCGCTCAAGAACTTCTTCGTAGCCCGGCCCGGCGACTCCGTGAAGGAGATCAACAACGCCCTGGCCCGCGGCCAGAACCTGCTGCTCACGCCGGGCGTCTACGACATCGCGCGGAGCATCGAGATCAAGCGCCCCGGCACGGTCGTCCTCGGGCTCGGGCACGCCACCCTCACGGCGGTCGACGGGGCGATCCCGCTCGACGTCGCCGACGTCCCGGGTGTGATCGTCGCGGGCGTCACCATCGACGCCGGACTCACCGAGTCGCCGGTGCTGCTGCGGGTCGGCAAGCCACACGGGCACAGCAAGGGCTCGGCGGCCGACCCGACCACGCTGTCCGATGTGTACTTCCGGGTGGGCGGGCCACACGTCGGCAAGACGGACACGGCACTGGAGGTCAACAGCGACCACGTGCTCATCGACCACACCTGGGTGTGGCGCGGCGACCACGGCGTCGAGGGCTTCACCGACACCGAGCGCTGGAACACCAACACCGGCCGGTACGGCGCGGTGATCAACGGCGACGACGTCACCGCGACGGGCCTGTTCGTCGAGCACTTCCAGCGGTACAACACCGTCTGGAACGGCGAGCGCGGCACGACGATCCTGTACCAGAACGAGCTGCCCTACGACCCGCCTACGCAGGCCGACTGGATGAACGGCACGGTCGAGGGCTACGCCGGATACAAGGTCGGCGACCACGTGCGTACGCACAACCTGTACGGCGCCGGGGTCTACGTCTTCAACCAGAACAACCCGTCGATCCACACCGAGAACGGGTTCGAGGTGCCGGACCGGCCCGGCGTACGGCTGCACCACATCATGACCGTCAACCTCAGCGCCGGGACGATCGACCACGTCGTCAACGGCGTCGGCGGTCCGGCCGACACGACCCGGATCGGCCAGCCCGTCTTCATCACGGACTATCCGACGCCGTGA
- a CDS encoding NAD-dependent epimerase/dehydratase family protein — protein MMDVLVIGGSRYFGKHVIEQLLAAGVRVTVVNRGSAAAPAGTTHLVADRDDEAALRAALGSRTFDAVLDQVCYTPRQADIAARVFDGRTGR, from the coding sequence ATGATGGACGTCTTGGTGATCGGCGGCAGCCGGTACTTCGGGAAGCACGTGATCGAGCAGTTGTTGGCCGCGGGCGTACGCGTGACGGTGGTCAACCGCGGATCAGCGGCCGCCCCGGCGGGCACCACCCATCTGGTGGCCGACCGGGACGACGAGGCGGCCCTGCGGGCGGCGCTCGGGTCGCGAACGTTCGACGCCGTGCTGGACCAGGTCTGCTACACCCCGCGGCAGGCCGACATCGCCGCCCGGGTGTTCGACGGGCGTACGGGACGGTAA
- a CDS encoding SDR family NAD(P)-dependent oxidoreductase: MPSYLEDLFSLAGRTALVTGGSSGIGFAMAEAMGRAGADVVLVARREKELASAAEQLVSAGVQVRTISADLAERTGVDRVTNAAPDTDILVNCAANNIRRPMDTLTDADWDVSVALNLTAPFRLGQHYGPRMAARGWGRIVNIGSQQTIAAFGDSGGYGVTKAGIAGLTRSQAEAWSPRGVCVNTLIPGFVVTPLTTPAMAIPGRAEELAQRSMAKRNGLPPDFAGAAVFLAGGASAYVTGQILYVDGGFSVH; encoded by the coding sequence ATGCCGTCGTACCTCGAAGACCTGTTCTCGCTGGCCGGACGTACTGCGCTCGTCACGGGCGGCAGCTCCGGCATCGGCTTCGCCATGGCGGAGGCCATGGGCCGCGCCGGTGCGGACGTGGTCCTCGTAGCCCGGCGGGAGAAGGAACTGGCGTCGGCGGCAGAGCAGCTCGTGAGCGCCGGGGTCCAGGTGCGCACGATCAGCGCGGACCTCGCGGAGCGTACGGGGGTCGACCGGGTCACGAACGCGGCGCCGGACACGGACATCCTGGTGAACTGCGCGGCGAACAACATCCGCCGCCCGATGGACACGCTGACCGACGCCGACTGGGACGTCTCGGTCGCGCTGAACCTCACCGCGCCGTTCCGGCTCGGGCAGCACTACGGTCCGCGGATGGCCGCGCGTGGCTGGGGCCGGATCGTCAACATCGGCTCGCAGCAGACCATCGCCGCGTTCGGCGACAGCGGCGGCTACGGCGTCACCAAGGCCGGCATCGCGGGCCTCACCAGGTCGCAGGCCGAAGCGTGGAGCCCGCGCGGGGTCTGCGTCAACACGCTCATCCCGGGCTTCGTGGTCACCCCGCTCACCACGCCCGCCATGGCGATTCCCGGCCGCGCCGAAGAACTCGCGCAGCGCTCGATGGCCAAGCGCAACGGGCTGCCGCCGGACTTCGCCGGCGCCGCGGTGTTCCTGGCCGGTGGGGCGTCGGCGTATGTCACGGGGCAGATCCTCTACGTGGACGGCGGCTTCTCCGTCCATTAG
- a CDS encoding AfsR/SARP family transcriptional regulator: protein MHDGTATPMWFGVLGPLEVRVGEHQITLPRAQTRALLALLVLEVGRDVPTARMIEALWAGAAPATATTQIHNGISVVRRTLREAAGRDLVLRQPGGYRLDAPDECVDLAVFHELTARARRQAGAEAARTFREALSLWRGRPLSGINGAFTDPEADRLAQLRADASEALFEIELSLGRHRELQSDIAALLREHPLRQKLAAQLMLAHYRSGRQPEALAVYRDLRQRLADELGTEPVPDIVVLHRQILDSDVRVAAAPAEPQRRYLPRDLPDFTGRAEEMAELDQVTAAAAGGGAVVISAVAGVGGVGKTTLAVHWAHQHAADYPDGQLHVDLHGFGQGPPTTPVAALSALLQALGVPPEKISADLDTTAALYRATTADRRLLVILDNARSADQVRPLLPTGRGSLAVITSRDSLAGLVVSDGARLLALRPLPDDDSIALLTAILGPSRIAGQAAAVADLAALCGHLPLALRIAAANLLADPARPIADMAAELRSADRLQLLSLAGTDTWAVEAVFEQSYRMLDEPDQRVFHLLGLHPGTDVTAEAVAALTSIPMDEAEAALGRLVQASLVIETSPARYLLHDLVKVYAAAVADRERTPAERATAFRALADFYIDTTASAAELVTPWYTFLTMATHRNPAHIDVASAMGWIQSEQDNLVTLARHTADHGPADVAWRLADLLRGYFVLRRDHAAWQVMGAAGLAAASAEGHTAAQAAMHLGIGTDLRLEGHLEKAVAHLTEGLRLTRAARWRGGELSAVLALATYYGQHGDPQAAIELLESVATSSTSEHPALMAVALANLGAMRLTAGDLRRAAGDMERALALLEATGNKMGVAFTRTNLGLVQLDLGRLDTAETYLEQAIALDEEIANPSGPLPAMAGLADLQLRSGRLREAAQSARRTLARAEREGIHRYRCVVLIILAHVERLHSRLAEARKLAEQALEIAREISTPYMESDALDALAQIYQAQNRPQSAREHAQESLAIAEAENAQALVAKALTTLAELDLAAGRRDSAAEYARRARKICDDTGIEQCRPRLTAVLSQ, encoded by the coding sequence ATGCACGACGGAACGGCGACGCCAATGTGGTTCGGTGTGCTCGGTCCGCTGGAAGTCCGCGTGGGCGAGCATCAGATCACCTTGCCGCGCGCACAGACTCGGGCGTTGCTCGCGCTGCTCGTCCTCGAGGTCGGTCGCGACGTGCCGACCGCCCGGATGATCGAGGCGCTGTGGGCGGGAGCGGCCCCGGCCACCGCCACCACTCAGATCCACAACGGCATCTCCGTGGTACGCCGGACACTTCGCGAGGCGGCCGGCCGGGATCTGGTGCTGCGGCAACCCGGCGGCTACCGGCTGGACGCCCCGGACGAGTGCGTCGACCTCGCCGTTTTTCACGAGCTGACGGCCCGGGCTCGCCGGCAGGCAGGTGCGGAAGCCGCGCGAACGTTCCGCGAGGCGTTGAGCCTGTGGCGCGGCCGGCCGTTGAGCGGGATCAACGGGGCCTTCACGGACCCGGAAGCCGACCGCCTCGCTCAGCTGCGGGCCGACGCGTCGGAGGCGTTGTTCGAGATCGAGTTGAGTCTCGGGCGGCATCGCGAGCTTCAGTCCGACATCGCGGCGCTGCTCAGGGAGCATCCGCTGCGGCAGAAGCTCGCCGCCCAGCTCATGCTCGCGCACTATCGCAGCGGCCGCCAGCCCGAAGCTCTCGCCGTATACCGTGACCTGCGGCAACGGCTCGCCGACGAACTCGGCACCGAGCCGGTCCCCGACATCGTCGTCCTGCATCGCCAGATCCTGGATTCGGACGTCCGGGTCGCGGCGGCGCCGGCCGAGCCTCAGCGCCGGTACTTGCCTCGGGACCTGCCCGACTTCACCGGCCGTGCCGAGGAGATGGCCGAGCTCGACCAGGTGACCGCCGCCGCGGCGGGCGGCGGAGCCGTGGTGATCAGCGCGGTCGCCGGAGTAGGCGGGGTCGGCAAGACGACGCTCGCCGTCCATTGGGCGCATCAGCACGCCGCCGACTACCCCGATGGTCAACTCCATGTCGATCTGCACGGATTCGGGCAGGGGCCACCGACTACCCCGGTGGCCGCACTGAGCGCGCTGCTCCAGGCGCTGGGGGTGCCGCCGGAGAAGATCTCCGCCGATCTGGACACCACTGCCGCGCTGTATCGCGCCACCACCGCCGACCGGCGCCTGCTGGTGATCCTGGACAACGCCCGTTCGGCCGATCAGGTACGCCCGCTGCTGCCGACCGGACGCGGTTCGCTGGCCGTCATCACGAGCCGTGACAGCCTGGCCGGGCTGGTCGTCTCCGACGGCGCTCGGCTCCTGGCCCTGCGCCCGCTGCCGGACGACGATTCGATCGCTCTCCTGACCGCGATCCTCGGGCCGAGCCGGATCGCCGGGCAGGCGGCCGCAGTGGCCGACCTCGCGGCGCTCTGCGGCCACCTGCCACTCGCGTTACGCATCGCGGCGGCGAACCTGCTCGCCGATCCAGCCCGGCCGATCGCCGACATGGCCGCTGAACTGCGTAGCGCCGATCGGCTGCAGCTCCTGTCGCTGGCCGGCACCGACACCTGGGCTGTGGAGGCCGTCTTCGAGCAGTCCTACAGAATGCTCGACGAGCCCGATCAGCGAGTCTTCCACCTGCTCGGGCTGCATCCGGGCACAGACGTGACGGCTGAGGCCGTGGCGGCGTTGACCTCGATCCCGATGGACGAGGCCGAGGCGGCGTTGGGCCGCCTCGTGCAGGCGAGCCTCGTCATCGAAACCTCCCCCGCGCGCTATCTGCTGCACGACCTCGTCAAGGTGTACGCCGCGGCGGTCGCCGACCGGGAGCGAACGCCCGCCGAGCGCGCGACGGCTTTTCGCGCACTCGCCGACTTCTACATCGATACGACCGCCTCGGCCGCGGAGCTGGTGACGCCGTGGTACACGTTCCTCACGATGGCGACCCACCGAAACCCCGCGCACATCGATGTGGCGAGCGCCATGGGATGGATTCAGTCCGAACAGGACAATCTGGTGACGCTCGCCCGGCACACGGCCGACCACGGGCCGGCCGACGTGGCCTGGCGACTGGCCGACTTGTTGCGCGGCTATTTCGTTCTCCGGCGAGATCACGCCGCCTGGCAGGTCATGGGGGCGGCCGGGCTGGCGGCCGCAAGCGCCGAAGGCCACACCGCAGCGCAGGCCGCGATGCATCTGGGTATCGGTACCGACCTTCGGCTCGAAGGCCATCTGGAAAAAGCCGTCGCGCACCTCACTGAGGGCCTCCGACTGACCCGTGCCGCGCGCTGGCGCGGGGGCGAGCTCAGCGCCGTCCTCGCCCTCGCCACCTACTACGGGCAGCATGGAGACCCGCAAGCTGCCATCGAACTGCTGGAGTCGGTGGCGACATCGTCGACGTCCGAACACCCGGCGTTGATGGCCGTCGCCCTGGCCAACCTCGGCGCGATGCGGTTGACCGCCGGTGACCTGCGGCGGGCGGCTGGCGACATGGAACGGGCGCTCGCGCTTCTCGAGGCGACCGGCAACAAGATGGGTGTGGCGTTCACCCGCACCAATCTGGGGCTGGTCCAGCTCGACCTGGGCCGGTTAGACACGGCGGAGACGTACCTCGAACAGGCCATCGCGCTGGACGAGGAGATCGCCAACCCATCCGGGCCGTTGCCGGCGATGGCCGGACTGGCCGACCTGCAGCTGCGGTCGGGGCGACTGCGCGAGGCCGCCCAATCCGCCCGGCGCACGCTCGCGCGAGCCGAGCGCGAGGGAATCCATCGATACCGGTGCGTCGTCCTGATCATCCTCGCACACGTCGAACGGCTGCACAGCCGCCTCGCCGAGGCGCGCAAGCTGGCCGAACAGGCGCTTGAGATCGCACGGGAGATCTCGACCCCATACATGGAAAGCGACGCCCTCGACGCCCTCGCCCAGATCTACCAGGCCCAAAACCGACCGCAGTCGGCGCGCGAGCACGCCCAGGAGTCGCTGGCCATCGCCGAGGCCGAGAACGCTCAGGCGCTCGTCGCGAAGGCACTCACTACCCTGGCCGAACTGGACCTCGCCGCCGGGCGGCGCGATTCGGCTGCCGAGTACGCCCGACGGGCCCGGAAGATCTGTGACGACACGGGCATCGAGCAGTGCCGGCCGCGGCTGACCGCAGTTCTGAGCCAGTGA
- a CDS encoding aldo/keto reductase → MRTRRTGDIEVSAVGLGAMPLSIENRPDRARAIATIHAALDAGITLIDTADSNHWHADEVGHNEELIAEALASYGDPSHVLVATKGGRGRPGDGSWTVNGDPKHLRRAAEASLRRLGGDTIGLYQLHKPDPHIPYADSVGALRDLLDAGTVRTVGLSNVDNTQILEARQILGDGLVSVQNEYSPAVRESADQLRLCQALGLAFLPWSPLGGVTRSSLDGPATPLSAYPLFGEIAAARDVTPQQVCLAWHLAQAPVVIPIPGASRPESARGSALAAGLDLTPAELASLG, encoded by the coding sequence ATGCGTACGCGCCGGACCGGAGACATCGAGGTCAGCGCGGTCGGCTTGGGCGCGATGCCGCTGTCGATCGAGAACCGGCCGGACCGGGCTCGGGCGATCGCGACGATCCACGCCGCGCTCGACGCGGGGATCACGCTGATCGACACCGCCGACTCGAACCACTGGCACGCCGACGAGGTGGGCCACAACGAGGAGTTGATCGCCGAGGCGCTCGCCTCCTATGGCGACCCGAGTCATGTCCTGGTGGCGACCAAGGGCGGCCGAGGCCGGCCGGGCGACGGATCATGGACGGTCAACGGCGACCCGAAACACCTGCGGCGGGCTGCCGAAGCCTCGCTGCGCCGGTTGGGCGGCGACACGATCGGCCTCTACCAGTTGCACAAGCCCGACCCCCACATCCCGTATGCCGACTCGGTGGGCGCGCTGCGCGACCTGCTCGACGCGGGAACTGTCCGGACAGTGGGACTGTCCAACGTCGACAACACGCAGATCCTGGAGGCCCGGCAGATCCTCGGCGACGGACTGGTGAGCGTGCAGAACGAATACTCACCCGCCGTACGCGAGTCCGCCGACCAACTCCGGCTGTGCCAGGCGCTCGGACTGGCCTTCCTCCCGTGGAGCCCGCTCGGCGGGGTCACCCGCAGCTCACTCGACGGACCCGCGACGCCACTCTCGGCGTATCCCTTGTTCGGCGAGATCGCCGCGGCGCGTGACGTGACCCCCCAGCAGGTGTGCCTGGCCTGGCATCTGGCCCAGGCGCCAGTGGTGATCCCGATCCCCGGGGCCAGCCGCCCGGAGTCCGCGCGCGGCTCGGCACTGGCGGCGGGCCTGGACTTGACCCCGGCGGAGCTGGCCAGCCTCGGCTGA